taaaagagaacataaaatcgaggttggacttgccgaatatttgctcaagaagtgagttacatataaaaagcaatggacaagttccagttccgatattcagattgtcttcagaaaaaaagtcggtgttgttcaactgggtggcatcagaagtgaagttccccgatgggtatgtttcaaatctttctagATGTATTGAAAAGgatcaaaagttctccgggatgaagagtcatgattgtcatgtctttatgcaacgactacttccctttgcatttgcggagctacttccaacaaacgtacatgaagcacttgcaggtagtataTCATAAcgcattaattttataatggtttagttttcaataatatatgactactaatgtgtttaattgtttttggaatatacaaggcattggagcatttttcagggatctgagcacacgcactcttaaagaagaagtcgtagaacaACTTCATGAGAACATTCCCATATTAtcgtgcaacttggagaagatatttcctccgggattttttgacgtcatggagcatctagctgtccacctcccatatgaggcattgcttcgtggacctgtacattatgGATGGATgcatcagtatgagcgagccatgaaatatttgatgggaaaagcaaaaaaacctcgcaaaagttgaaggttctataattgctggaagtttgacggaagaaacttctcacttcatatcgtactactttgcgtcaaaactACGTACCCGgaaaagagctccaagaagatatgatgatggtggtgtcgcGCCAACATATgtagttgctggtgttccagacatctttagccagattggacgaatCGGTGGGAAattaaaagaggtttggtggtcgagtgaagaagacgtcATAGTggacacacctatattctacttaATTGCGAgaatccattgatgcgttattttgaaaggtaacatatatggacacttctaaacacatataagtacaaattatataattgccaaagattaattaatataaaatgtgattttacagcctatttgtttctcaagtcgaagaaacattttcaggtatatccacaagtgacgtagacaaaaggaaagatcaacactttattaagtggttgaagaatcaggtattaactcaaactcttaattttttcaggtcgatcaaactcttttttcatacatgatctgtatttcaacgttctctttatttttgcaggttgattatgacgacgacccAGATTACCCTACGTGGTTTCACGAAGTAATTCAAACTCCacttgcaaaggtcaccacatcacagatgtatttcacacgaggctatacttttcacacatatgagtatggtagacaacgcgcgaccagtaactatggaatatgtgtgaaaggcgaaacagatttctacggaatcttgcaggagattattgaagtggaatttccagggttattgaagctgaaatgcgtcatcttcaaatgtgaatggttcgaccccgtcgtcaacagaggtgttcggtttaacaaatttggtatagttgatgtcaatggtggacgaaggtacaataaattctttttttggCATACATGATTTGTATGATTAATTTCTACgttgtctttatttttgcaggtacaacaaatttgagcctttcatcctagcttcacaagcagaccaagttagcttccttccataccctcggatgagagaatcgggaataaattggttagccgtgatcaaagttacacctcgtggacgaatcatcagtggagacgAACCACCATTgtaagaagaacagataaatgaagtcgaggaacctgaacaacaaaatgatgacatccttctcattgatccgcataatcatgagtacaaagatcttaccgacgatgccacggatgaagctgttgaagacgagtttaatgaaaatgatgatgtttctagtaatgacgagaatgtcgatgtttccgattgatgtatttgtttttaatatgattgattttcAGACTTAATGCATGTGATTTAATGGGTTTaatcatgaaaatctatttatataatttgattttgtgtaaggtaatggggggtttgaattagaaagaagagattgagattataagttaagggaagatggggtttgtggtttcggattttagggatttgaACATAatcctcgttaattcctcgtaaactaacGAGGAACTTACGACGAATCCTAAAAATAAAGAATGCGGGGCTCGTTAATTCTACGTAAGCAGAATTCTTCGTAAAGACCTAGTAATAGGAAAACGCGGACCTttgtatttcctcgtaaataaaaacATGGGCCTTGATATTTACtcgtaaattaacgaggaacttacgacgaatcctaaaaataaagaacgcggaactcgttaattccacgtaggcagaattcgtcgtaaagacctcgtaataGGAAAATGCGGGCCTttgtatttcctcgtaaataaaaacatgggccttgttatttcctcgaaaaaaaaacacgggcctcgcgagttcctcgtaacttttcgaggaaattacgaggattactaatttcttatatatacacgCGAGCTTCTCATTTCCATTTCGTCTCcatttcctctctctctttcgtagcaatggtatgtactctctctatttcctctctaattaGATTAgtcctctctaatttgattagtttagggtagattaggtggttagtgtaggaaatttagataggtttacggactttatgttaattagtgttgtttaggtggttaatgtagggaatttagctagatttatagaatttgttaattatagaatttgttaattactgttgattttaatttttagaattaaatttttttttcaggttcgaaagaacagacttactccccattacagagagatgttcggtgagcctggtagtcgtttagacccgtcttcttcagctccccgttcttcttcagctctcggttcttcgggtccggagactgtccccgaaactcagtcttctcagagagtctctcggtCGCCTCCCTTTGGTGCACCATCGATTCCTCGATTCACCGGCTCCTCATGTTCATGTCCCAGAGGTGCCTCCTCCTGTGtctcctccgatggctcctccgatgcCGGCCgggattcatcccgatttgatggtgccgccgagtgctccttactcgcagtacactttCGAGGACCTTCTCGCTCAGCCAGACAGAGAAGGTTTATCAGTcctagaccccgaccgaccggacagAACTTTGTGGTacgttacatttttttaaaaattctttaaaaattcttttaaaatccttttataacaataataaataatttatactttaaaattgtttttttttttaggtttggggttgacggatgtgtTGCTCGGAACGTAACCGagacgatcaaaggttacttctccgagCCACATCTGAACGCCgatctacgtcagaaagacgtggttcaaaattttcgCTGTAAGTtaccattaattaattatatatactttaattttttatgatttagattttttaattttttaaaactaattcttaatttaatttttttttgtgacagcAAAAATACtattggtccatgggggtcaatGAGAGGGTGAAGAAAgcgtttaacgcgaaggcgaaaactcgcttgttggacacggtctccaactagaagggtgactggatcgtgaaggggtatgagcgtggcaaaccccctgagctcaccacggatgtgtgggatggcctcatccgttattggcgggaTCCTGACTCCATTTGAGTCGTCGAATTTTGCTCGGCCTCCCGTCAGACGGTAGATAAGTATGgccacgggccgatgcttcactctGCGGGTCAAAAaacccacgccggtgtccgtctggatatggtaattaaatatttaattttattaattttatatatatacgtatatattctaacttttttaaatgtttttttggccAAAAGAGACGGGAGAACTCCCGTCCCTTttgcaactttacgagaggacccacaagaacaaggcgggccaaTTTCTAGATGCTAGGTCCGAGGagatcttcaacgacttggttggtcgggttgaagaacgccagacccagctggGCTGACACAGGAgtccaccgacggattacccgtcaccttatccacacttgaagtggataggattttcgaggaggtaaatttttttaaattttaatttttttattattcatttaatttaactttaacttttttactaacaatatttattttttgtttttaagattgTCCCAAAGAAAAATGGacgtacgttggggattggtcCCGTCAAtaatgttccgagagcgacatcgtcttatgctCAGAGACGGGGTGATGAAGTCACTCAGCTGCCTAACGAGTTGGACTCGACGCGATCTTCGTTTAcagctcgtatgggtggagtcgagggcttgttggacgttgtagcggccacaaatccggaatgggagtccttgTTGACGAACATGCGACGACAAAATCCCATTCCAGTCGAGTCATCCGGCACACATGGCGAGGCGGATGTAGAGAGGAGGAGTGaggaattctaccgggcgatgaacgacccttagttctttttttttcttttcggtggttgtattataaattcaaaacttatttatgtataaaatattttcgtattacattatttttaaattattttttattaataaattaaataatttttattatattttttaattatggaaaataaaaaatcgAAGTAAATTTGTACGTAAATTACGACTACATTACGTGGAAATCTTACgaggaagttacgaggaaaACTTTTACGGCAACACTACGAGGAAAgcttaacgagtattttacgtgGAATGGTTTACGtgtaatttacgaggaaatactttcgaggtatttacgaggaaatgtagCGTACTCCTTACGTGAAAAagttacgtggtttttacgacgaatactgttcttcgtctttacgacgaaatgtgATTCTCGctagtttacgacgaattggcaaggaaatatgcgttacgacaaacgaataacgacgaaacttgttttctcgttaattcctcgtaaagcctattttacgacgaacttaATACGAATTTCGCCGTCGTTAatgttgtgttttcttgtagtgtaagagTCGTCTCTTAgttgaaaagtgtaaaaaaaaaaaaaaaaaaaatgtcaaatcatgggTTAAGAACTCCGACTAAGAGACCGGGGTTAATCATGttcttataaacaaaatatgtatacatatatatacaagacGAATTGCAACTCTTTTCTTcgattttttaaatgttttcgtttattataattatttgaaTATTAGCACTAAGTCAAGTCAATGACAACACAGTATTGGTTTGTTTATGGATAGTTTGAAATATAAATCCATATAAAAgtcatttgtaaaaaaaaatctctattatCTATAACAacccaaacagaaaaataaatacaatgaATTTTCTCCTATTATCAGGCGCGCTTTACTGCTATTCTTATAAATGGTTGGCACATGAAAAAAGAGAGatgcaaaatataaaataagagaaattcagatagttttttttaagtttttatcacaaaaatagttttcaatgaagaaaatgaccaaaataaattttattaaagagtaaaaatatttttttaccctAGAATTAACTAATGGAAAAAAGTTTGTCAACTACACGACGTTTACTATAATATGGTGGAAAGCATCCAATATATCATAATGTGTCAATAACTACCCAAAGTTTATGTTAATACATGCCACATATACGATGTAAGATTTTAAGATATGGTGCCAACATCACAACAAAGTGTAATTGATTTTAAGATAAGTTAATGGAGTTATTCTGTAATAAAAAATCTAAGCCCGAAATAAGAAAGGAAAATCCGACCCAACTCCGTAACACCTACCCGACATAACCATTCttccccaaatcgatttcatTACGAACCCTAAATCAATTTTCAGAAAGAAAgacaaagagaaagaaagatggcACATGGTGGAGGATCGAACAATAAGCTAAAGAACAAGATAACTGAAGGTAATGTGCTTTATTACTGTGGGTTTCCGGCCAAAGGTTTATCTTCACCGAGATTGTGTTactgttagcaaaaaaaatacataagaaCATGGTGAAAGACAGCGACTGATTCTCCAAGTAAACAAACAAAGGTTTACAGCTTATTACCTTTCTTCCATTAGCTACTTTTGATTTGATTTCACCAAACTTGGATTCGGATTCCGATTTCACCAAACTTTCTTACAAACCTAGAATCCGACGGCCtttctttgtttctcaagtctctctcaagtctctctctctttctctcttttcgaAACCtccaaaaaaatttctttggaACCCTAAAACTAATGAAATCGCGATTTGGGGAAGAAGGGTCATGTCAAGTCGGGTCTAAGGGAAGGATAGGGTTGGATATTGTTAATCGGGTTTAACTTTATAAGATTACGGATTGACCCCAATAACTAAGGTTAAAATCAATTAGACCGGATTATGATGTTGTTAACATATTTAACGTCGTATATGTGGCATGTATTAACATAAATTTCGTGTAGTTATTGACACATTATGATACATCGGATGGTTTCCAACatattataacatattataGTAAACGTCGTGTAGCTGGCAAACTTTTTTccttaactaatctagacttaaggtttagagttaaggagtgaGGTTTTGGATatagggtttcaaattttaaaaaataaaaaattaaaattaaaattttcaaaaaaaaaaaaaattattttggtcatttttttcttaacaactatttttgtgacaaaaacttaaaaacagcTATTCGAGAAAATTGCCCATATAATAATATACTTTTGTACAGAAGCTTCTGTTTGAATTAAAttcaataaataattattagtagagattttcaatttttttccatatattattatcatattggttgatattttcttttattagttttaagaTCTGGTCTTTGTTCTGAACAAGGTTCCAATGATAAGATGGGTTGGGTTCTCTTCACTGTGAGTGACacacaccaaaaaaaagaagagaatacttttgtttatttataatagTAATTATTAATCCTCTCTTGGGATTgggtgttcttcttcttctctttttgtctTCAACTGTTCGACGTTCTCCTCTTTTCTTGTGTGCTCCCTGGTTCAGCGACATCAATATCCACAATCTAACCTCTGTAAAGCTTTAAACTCTCTCTCACGttgtgattttatttattaataataatcaatTGTTCTTTGGCTTCTTGATAGAAAGCTATGATTGATCTGTACTCtgtgttctttctttcttgaaaaaaaCTTTTTCCTTTTTGGAAAGAAATCATCATCTTTTCCCTGTGACTTATCATCATCTGTTTATGAAAGTAGAAAGCTTTCTTGCgtataaagattagggttttaattcTTTCCTAAACTGGATACTTCTTGGtttcattttcttgaaattGTTTTCATCTGTAATTGCGGCGTGAGACGACGATGTTTTAACTTCCTTTCAAGAATCTGGTTTTTAATCTTacacgtctctctctctctctttctcttacaGGAAGTCTCGTTTTCAGACAAAACATCAAAATCTGATGAGAAACTCACTGTAATAAACATTTTCAAGAAAATCCATGGCGGTTTATTACCAAACTAGTGTCGGGATGCAACCTCTGTACCAAGAACCCATCTACCTCAACGAACAACAACAGCAACAgcaagcttcttcttcctccgccGAGATAATCTCCGGCGGAGGCGGTCTCGAAGTCCCAAACTCGAGCAGCGGTGTTCAAAACGAGATGCTTTTTATCCCACCAACAACAAGCGCTGGTCTTAACGGAAGCGTAACGGTTTCAAGCAACGATCTAAGCTTCCACGGTGGAGGACTTTCTTTAAGCCTCGGTAACCAGATCCAATACCATTACCAGAACCTCCCGAACCAGTTGAATTACAATCCTTCTCTGTCTAATGAGAATGGGAAGAGTCCTTCCTCTGGTTACATCAACGGAGTTGGACTCTACAACAACTACCGTTACGAGACGACAGGGTTCGTGAGTAGCGTTCTAAGATCTCCTTACCTTAAACCAACACAGCTATTGCTAGATGAAGTTGTTAGCGTCAGGAAAGATAGTAACAAGAAGACCAAGAACAACAACGACAAAGGTCAAGACTTTACCAATGGGTCTAGCGAAAACAACACAGACAATGAGGAGTTATCTTCTTCAGAACGTCAAGAGCTTCAGAGCAAGAAGAACAAGCTCTTAACAATGGTCAATGAAGTAGACCAAAGGTACAACCAATACCACCACCAGATGGAAGCATTAGCTTCCTCTTTCGAGATGGTAGCTGGTCTCGGAGCAGCTAAGCCTTACACATCAGTGGCTCTGAACAGAATCTCTCGCCATTTCCGCTGCTTAAGGGATGCGTTAAAAGAGCAGGTTCAGGTGATTAGAGGGAAGCTTGGGGAGGACAAGGAGTCTTGTGAAGAGCAAGGAGAGAGGATACCGCGTCTTAGGTATTTAGATCAGAGGCTGAGACAACAGAGAGCTTTGCATCAACAGCTTGGAATGGTTAGACCTTCTTGGAGACCGCAAAGAGGCTTACCTGAAAACTCTGTCTCTATACTCCGCGCTTGGCTCTTTGAGCATTTCCTTCATCCGTAAGTGTTTACATTAAAGTGACCACTTTCTCTCTTTGCTTAGTTCATAACCATTTTCAAATGTTTTGTAGTTATCCTAAGGAGTCAGAGAAGATCATGCTTGCTAAACAGACAGGACTATCGAAAAACCaggtaaaacaaaaaaagagagatatgaCGGTCAAGTACTCGTCTGTTTCCACTTTCCTAGTGGTCTTGTCGTGATCTCACTTTTGTTGTTGCTGAGTGGTTCCTCTGGCTCTTGAAAAATGTTGTCCTACATTGTTTAGGTTGCTAACTGGTTTATTAACGCGAGAGTTCGGCTATGGAAACCGATGATTGAGGAGATGTATAAAGAAGAGTTTGGAGATTCATCATCAGAGTTACTCTCTAACTCTAATCAAGacaaagacaacaacaaaatgAAGGAAACATCTCAGCTCAAACATGAAGACTCTTCTTCTTCGCAACAACAGAGTCATGGAAACAACAACGTCCCGTATACATCTGATGCAGACCGTTCTACTAGTGGAGATTACGACAGCTTGATGAACTATCATCAAGGGTTTGGTGTGGATGATTACAACCGCTACATTGGCCTTGGAAACCAGCAAGATGGTAGATTCTCTAATCCCCATCAATTACACGACTTTGTTGTCTGAAAACGTTTCTGAGCTTTTGATAAGCTCAAGAACTGGCAATGCCAGTGATTGGATTGGGGAGTAATGATTCTTGAAGCGCAAGAAAGATGCGCTTTTTGCATTCTTATAGATAGGGGgatacacaatatatatatatctgtaaTATTTCCTGGTGGTGGCATTAGTCTTCAGGTTTGTATATGATACTGAGCTACACTTTGGTAAGCCAATATTGTATTGTTTTGTGTATAAATATAATCCTCAAGTGTGAAaagatttttctttaattttttttttgttacagctACAAGTGTGAATCTGTTGTCAATTGTTTTTCTGAGCATGTTCCATCCATGTTGTAAACATGGAGATCATCTAGATCAAAGAAACGGCATGTAATGGAGATTACAGAACTTGAAAGATGAAGCTCAATAtctgttgtttttgtttctacaAAGCTTTTCCTAAGTAACTTGTGTTTTTCTGTTCCAGATAGAGGGGTCATCACAGGTGAGATGTTTGGTTAAGTCCCTGAAATGTGTATTACCGGTTATCATGAAACCATTTCAAATCTTACCTAGGTTAAGATCAAGgataaacattttatataaaaattatatttatgtatgattatttattttatattttatacatataaaataataaaaaataaatatatgttgaatAATTGAAGAATCAATAcctattatgtatataaatcaaacgatCACTCTTGTTTATTAACGATCATTTTctggtaaataaataaaacaatcaattttatctattgtttatgatatataattaaatttaaatgatattaacatagatatattatatgattttaattgttttagtaacatataatcatttttaaaaattcaatgcatattttaaaattttaaaattaaatttttaatatttgtttaatgcaaatatcaaaatataagtatgtgtTATATTGTATAtcgtttaatttaaatgatatatatatatatatattaatataacacCTATTAAATAAGATTTCTTACTCACctagttttataattatttgtattttatcatagcagaaaatttaaatcattgattacaaaagtttatgtcagatttttaacattttagtaatttatactcatttttaaaaattcaaaatacaacatatgcgaaaaattaattttttttattaaatagttaatgtaattgtgtagcttattttaataacaaaaaaattaaacaaaaaatgataaagggtatataaattgttaaaaaatatttattattgacaattattaattgtcatatatattttaatcatattaggtaattcgtaagttttatttaaggaaagaatggaaaataacatttttagattaataagagattttatggttagtttaatttatggttagtttaatgaaaactatagtttatatttagatgaaccaactTTTTTTCCAAAACTACCCTGTAGAATCATTGTTACGACGACACGTGTCATGCCTCAAATGTTATAATGAAAGTGTCTTGACCAAAACCCTTTAATCAAAGCAGAGTCTTTGGACGAGGCTTTACTCAACTTGGAGCTGATAGAAGCGAAATGCCATTTCAAGACAACTTAGATGAGCCTTTCCTACTTCAACTAGGATCCATCTTTAGAGCTTCTCTTTCTGTCGTCTGGAACATAAACTCATTGCATTCACTCTCTCTGTAACTATCCACTCCACCACACGGATTTTATATCTTCTGTAGTGCTTTGCCTTTGCCTTTAAGGCTTTCCTTGTTATTTTTGCAACCTGTTTTTCCTCAATAGTACTTCTCTATCTAGTCATGGTCTCTAAGCACTCTGTGTGGTAAACATGGCCACAGGAAAGAACAGCAGCGATTGGGAGCTCGAAGTTGGCGACAGAAGACCTCTCCGTTAGAAACTTTGAGCAAGCTCTACAAAGAAAAGGGATGCTAGAACCTACGTACTGTTCGCTATCAAAAGACCATCTATCTCTTTGAGAATACGCTAGCATTTCAGTAAAGAAAATGCTTATCGGTTACAGGATAGAACATGGTCATAGACACCAACTCAAGATCCCTCTCGCAACAAGCCAAGTACGTATAACAAAACCTAGCAAGCTCtgtttatacatttataatgAATATAACCCTAGATAGGAAGATCCAAGAAAACAAATGAAATCGAACAAGCCAAATACAAGTACTAAATCAAACTACTTGAACGAACTAAGCCAAGTAACAAGTACCTGAAAATTAGCAAATACTTAGTCTACTTGTTAGGACTGAGAACGGGTAAGTACTTGTTAATTTTTAAGTATTTGCTACTCGATTTGATTCGGACTTAAAAGTagtaaaaaaattgttgatTTATTACTTAACTTGAGAATGTTAAATACTTGATTTTCGAAGCAAGTACGGGGCAACCATAGAATATAagccaaatatcaaataatcatGTCCATCCCTTCATCCAAGACTCCCAGTTAGACAATAAATTTATGTCTAGTGTtgttttgtaacttttattACAAAAGATGTGACTATTAATTGTCATATCTACTATAGTATCTAAGAAATGGGTCTTCTATTCGACTTCTATCACTTATGATAGGGCCCAAATCGCAGAGGGTCTATTACAAACAAACCTGGGCGAGAACTCTCATCTGG
This Brassica napus cultivar Da-Ae chromosome C6, Da-Ae, whole genome shotgun sequence DNA region includes the following protein-coding sequences:
- the LOC106353534 gene encoding BEL1-like homeodomain protein 3; translation: MAVYYQTSVGMQPLYQEPIYLNEQQQQQQASSSSAEIISGGGGLEVPNSSSGVQNEMLFIPPTTSAGLNGSVTVSSNDLSFHGGGLSLSLGNQIQYHYQNLPNQLNYNPSLSNENGKSPSSGYINGVGLYNNYRYETTGFVSSVLRSPYLKPTQLLLDEVVSVRKDSNKKTKNNNDKGQDFTNGSSENNTDNEELSSSERQELQSKKNKLLTMVNEVDQRYNQYHHQMEALASSFEMVAGLGAAKPYTSVALNRISRHFRCLRDALKEQVQVIRGKLGEDKESCEEQGERIPRLRYLDQRLRQQRALHQQLGMVRPSWRPQRGLPENSVSILRAWLFEHFLHPYPKESEKIMLAKQTGLSKNQVANWFINARVRLWKPMIEEMYKEEFGDSSSELLSNSNQDKDNNKMKETSQLKHEDSSSSQQQSHGNNNVPYTSDADRSTSGDYDSLMNYHQGFGVDDYNRYIGLGNQQDGRFSNPHQLHDFVV